A single region of the Solwaraspora sp. WMMD791 genome encodes:
- a CDS encoding inositol monophosphatase family protein produces the protein MIDEVGQLLRDAAEQAVLPWFRRLSAEHIDEKGPGDLVTVADRRSEEIITAGLLRLAPDSVVVGEEAVSADADLLHRLRDAGRVWLVDPIDGTANFAAGRRPFVMMVALLDGGQPVASWIYDPVADSLAVARRGAGSAVDGVPLGVGGNGAAPPLRTLRGAVPLKYLPDRVRVTVQAGGDQVGAVLPGQHCAGREHWDIAAGTQDFALFWRTLPWDHVPGTLLVEESGGVARRLDGGPYDFTDDRAGLLVARSEAAWQELQRALLG, from the coding sequence ATGATCGACGAGGTAGGTCAACTGCTGCGGGACGCGGCGGAGCAGGCGGTACTGCCCTGGTTCCGCCGGTTGTCCGCGGAGCACATCGACGAGAAGGGCCCCGGTGACCTGGTGACCGTCGCCGACCGGCGGTCCGAGGAGATCATCACCGCCGGGCTGCTGCGGCTGGCCCCGGATTCGGTCGTGGTCGGGGAGGAAGCGGTCTCGGCCGACGCCGACCTGCTGCACCGGCTGCGTGACGCCGGCCGGGTCTGGCTGGTGGACCCGATCGACGGTACGGCGAACTTCGCCGCCGGCCGTCGACCGTTCGTGATGATGGTGGCGCTGCTCGACGGTGGTCAGCCGGTGGCGAGCTGGATCTACGACCCGGTCGCCGACTCGTTGGCGGTGGCGCGCCGGGGTGCCGGCAGCGCGGTGGACGGCGTACCGCTGGGTGTCGGGGGAAACGGCGCGGCACCGCCGCTGCGGACCTTGCGCGGCGCGGTGCCGTTGAAGTACCTGCCGGACCGGGTCCGGGTCACCGTGCAGGCCGGCGGGGACCAGGTGGGTGCGGTGCTGCCGGGGCAGCACTGCGCGGGCCGGGAGCACTGGGACATCGCCGCCGGTACGCAGGACTTCGCCCTGTTCTGGCGGACCTTGCCGTGGGACCACGTGCCGGGGACGTTGCTGGTCGAGGAGTCGGGTGGGGTGGCGCGGCGCCTCGACGGCGGACCGTACGACTTCACCGACGACCGGGCAGGGCTGCTGGTGGCCCGGTCGGAGGCGGCCTGGCAGGAGCTGCAGCGGGCGCTGCTGGGTTGA
- a CDS encoding sensor histidine kinase, whose amino-acid sequence MSAAAGPNRLTLRARVVLLCAVVGGLLAVLAGSAAVVADANRDHIDTVLNQTGPLRADAESLLTALVDQETGVRGYAVSGDAADLVPYRDGVARERQLIDHMVALLGPDDPLRAQIDEVATTSQQWRDTVAEPVIDAVDAEGTAAAQALLTDAARQQFDGLRADVDQLQADILVVRNQVADDARRTSGTLVVLLIIAALVVVAAGIVLMVSLNRLVIGPVTGLAAQVRQVANGEYERDITGVGPPELAALASDVDGMRRKIAADLDEVRDARERVEWVNSQLQKQTEELVRSNRDLEQFAYVASHDLQEPLRKVASFCQLLQRRYAGQLDARADQYIGFAVDGAQRMQRLINDLLAFSRIGRLTSGFTDVDLNKVMADVASQTESTREYVGGELTWSELPVVSGEEPLLTNLLVNLVSNSFKFRQPEVTPKVEVSARRVDGEWEITCRDNGIGIEAEFADKIFVIFQRLHSKDAYPGTGIGLAIGKKIVEYHGGRIWVDTQVEQGTAISFTLPVTPRQAEAAENDGAPTAATQAVS is encoded by the coding sequence ATGAGCGCAGCCGCAGGGCCCAACCGGTTGACCCTGCGGGCCCGGGTGGTGCTGCTGTGCGCCGTCGTCGGCGGTCTGCTGGCGGTGCTGGCCGGCAGCGCGGCGGTGGTCGCCGACGCCAACCGGGACCACATCGACACCGTGCTGAACCAGACCGGTCCGCTGCGGGCCGACGCGGAGAGCCTGCTCACCGCCCTGGTCGACCAGGAGACCGGGGTACGCGGCTACGCGGTCTCCGGGGACGCCGCCGACCTCGTGCCGTACCGCGACGGGGTGGCGCGGGAGCGGCAGTTGATCGACCACATGGTCGCGCTGCTCGGGCCGGACGATCCGCTGCGGGCGCAGATCGACGAGGTGGCGACCACGTCGCAGCAGTGGCGCGACACCGTCGCCGAACCGGTGATCGACGCAGTGGACGCCGAAGGTACGGCGGCCGCCCAGGCGTTGCTGACCGACGCGGCCCGGCAGCAGTTCGACGGGCTGCGCGCCGACGTCGACCAGTTGCAGGCGGACATCCTGGTGGTGCGCAACCAGGTCGCCGACGACGCCCGGCGTACCAGCGGCACCCTGGTGGTCCTGCTGATCATCGCGGCGCTCGTCGTGGTGGCAGCCGGGATCGTCCTGATGGTCTCGTTGAACCGCCTGGTCATCGGCCCGGTCACCGGGCTGGCCGCCCAGGTGCGGCAGGTGGCCAACGGCGAGTACGAACGCGACATCACCGGGGTCGGGCCGCCGGAGCTGGCGGCGCTGGCCAGCGACGTGGACGGGATGCGCCGCAAGATCGCCGCCGATCTGGACGAGGTGCGTGACGCCCGGGAACGCGTCGAGTGGGTCAACAGCCAGCTGCAGAAGCAGACGGAGGAGCTGGTGCGCTCCAACCGTGACCTGGAGCAGTTCGCCTACGTGGCCTCGCACGACCTGCAGGAGCCGCTGCGCAAGGTGGCCAGCTTCTGCCAGCTGCTGCAGCGCCGGTACGCCGGCCAGCTCGACGCCCGCGCCGACCAGTACATCGGCTTCGCGGTGGACGGGGCGCAGCGGATGCAGCGGCTGATCAACGACCTGCTGGCGTTCTCCCGGATCGGCCGGCTGACCAGCGGGTTCACCGACGTCGACCTGAACAAGGTGATGGCCGACGTGGCCAGCCAGACCGAGTCGACCCGCGAGTACGTCGGCGGCGAGCTGACCTGGTCGGAGTTGCCGGTGGTCTCCGGCGAGGAGCCGTTGCTGACGAACCTGCTGGTCAACCTGGTCAGCAACTCGTTCAAGTTCCGCCAGCCGGAGGTCACCCCGAAGGTGGAGGTCTCCGCCCGCCGGGTCGACGGCGAGTGGGAGATCACCTGCCGGGACAACGGAATCGGGATCGAAGCCGAGTTCGCCGACAAGATCTTCGTGATCTTCCAGCGGCTGCACTCGAAGGACGCCTACCCGGGCACCGGGATCGGGTTGGCGATCGGCAAGAAGATCGTCGAGTACCACGGCGGCCGGATCTGGGTCGACACCCAGGTCGAGCAGGGTACGGCGATCAGTTTTACTCTTCCGGTGACCCCACGCCAGGCCGAGGCGGCGGAGAACGACGGTGCACCGACCGCTGCCACGCAGGCGGTCTCATGA
- a CDS encoding M28 family peptidase — translation MGAPLVAAAYRAFTRPRRRPAAAFAAFAALGMVAAGTVVDLRPPAPRDTDAPATAFSADRAYRHVEQVARQPHPVGSPANDAVRDHLVDTLTGLGLVPEVQETVGGEAGQLSGASAGATLARVRNVIAQIPGTDPTGQVLLVTHYDSAQVSPGGNDDGAGVGALLEVARALIEGDRPRNDVVLLFTDAEEACLCGASAFVAGHALAVDRDAVVLNLEARGSSGPVVTFETSRGNAGLIDVFGRAAPHPVGTSFAVEVYRLLPNDTDFTPFLDAGFAGLNSAYIDGSAVYHTPQDTATSMSLASLQHHGDNTLGLARGFGEVDLSAPAADTDATYFPTPAGLVHYSGTLTWPLAVLAAVVVGVLAWLTHRRGRASWPRLAAGVGLAGVPLVAAPAAAQALWAVVVGLRPQYADLLDPYRPVPYRLAVLALTAAVVFTWYALLRRRVGPAALAVGGLAWLALLGLLLAGFAPGGSYLAVLPALAGAAGCLVALSVRPTGAWPVVAVTAGASVGVLILLPTVVLLFPALGLGLAGVGAFVAVLLAFAALPVLDLALPQAGGQRGLRAVRARRVGPVPAVAAALAALVLIGVGLAVDRFDADRPVPTHLMYALDTDTGQARWLTEETRPQPWTAGYVDTTATVDAEFPLLGGAPLGAGPAPAADLPAPALDLLDDTGGGTDGQRTVRLRLLPQRPVRLVTLHVAAGSTTVVSAQVAGRDLPVGAAAGTDHTGPWSFGTVFHAPPPQGVEVVLVLRVDDSDSGSVRIRVADGSDGLQDLPGFTPRPVGVGITGSHTSELVTVARTYTF, via the coding sequence ATGGGCGCACCCCTCGTCGCCGCCGCGTACCGGGCGTTCACCCGGCCCCGCCGCCGGCCGGCCGCCGCGTTCGCCGCGTTCGCCGCGCTCGGGATGGTCGCCGCCGGCACCGTCGTCGACCTGCGCCCGCCGGCACCCCGCGACACCGACGCACCGGCCACGGCGTTCAGCGCTGACCGTGCGTACCGGCACGTCGAGCAGGTCGCGCGGCAGCCGCACCCGGTCGGCAGCCCCGCCAACGACGCCGTCCGCGACCACCTCGTCGACACGTTGACCGGGCTGGGTCTGGTGCCGGAGGTGCAGGAGACCGTCGGCGGCGAGGCCGGGCAGTTGAGCGGGGCCTCCGCCGGTGCCACCCTGGCCCGGGTCCGCAACGTGATCGCCCAGATCCCCGGTACGGATCCCACCGGCCAGGTCCTGCTGGTCACCCACTACGACTCGGCGCAGGTCAGTCCCGGCGGCAACGACGACGGAGCGGGCGTCGGCGCCCTGCTGGAGGTGGCCCGCGCGCTGATCGAGGGCGACCGGCCACGCAACGACGTCGTACTGCTGTTCACCGACGCCGAGGAGGCCTGCCTGTGCGGCGCGTCGGCGTTCGTCGCCGGTCACGCGCTCGCCGTGGACCGCGACGCCGTGGTGCTCAACCTGGAGGCGCGGGGCAGCAGCGGCCCGGTGGTCACCTTCGAGACCTCCCGGGGCAACGCCGGCCTGATCGACGTCTTCGGCCGCGCCGCGCCGCACCCGGTCGGTACGTCGTTCGCGGTCGAGGTGTACCGGCTGCTACCCAACGACACCGACTTCACGCCGTTCCTCGACGCCGGATTCGCCGGGCTGAACTCGGCGTACATCGACGGGTCGGCGGTCTACCACACCCCGCAGGACACCGCGACGTCGATGAGCCTTGCCAGCCTGCAGCACCACGGCGACAACACTCTCGGCCTGGCGCGCGGGTTCGGCGAGGTCGACCTGTCGGCACCGGCCGCCGACACCGACGCCACCTACTTCCCCACCCCGGCCGGGCTGGTGCACTACTCGGGCACGCTGACCTGGCCGCTGGCGGTGCTGGCCGCGGTGGTCGTCGGAGTGCTGGCCTGGCTGACCCACCGCCGGGGTCGGGCCAGCTGGCCCCGGCTCGCCGCCGGCGTCGGGCTGGCCGGCGTACCGCTGGTCGCCGCGCCGGCCGCCGCGCAGGCGCTCTGGGCCGTCGTGGTCGGGCTCCGGCCGCAGTACGCCGACCTGCTCGACCCGTACCGGCCGGTGCCGTACCGGCTGGCGGTGCTGGCGCTGACCGCGGCCGTGGTCTTCACCTGGTACGCCCTGCTGCGCCGTCGGGTCGGCCCGGCGGCGCTGGCCGTCGGCGGCCTGGCCTGGCTGGCGCTGCTCGGTCTGCTGCTCGCCGGGTTCGCCCCCGGCGGGTCGTACCTGGCGGTGCTGCCGGCGCTGGCGGGAGCCGCCGGGTGCCTGGTCGCGCTGTCGGTACGGCCCACCGGTGCGTGGCCGGTGGTCGCGGTGACCGCCGGGGCGTCGGTCGGCGTACTGATTCTGCTGCCCACGGTGGTGCTGCTGTTCCCGGCGCTGGGTCTGGGGCTGGCCGGGGTCGGCGCGTTCGTCGCGGTGCTGCTGGCGTTCGCGGCGTTGCCGGTGCTGGACCTGGCCCTGCCGCAGGCCGGCGGGCAGCGGGGGCTACGGGCGGTCCGGGCCCGCCGGGTCGGGCCGGTGCCGGCGGTCGCCGCCGCGCTGGCGGCGCTGGTGCTGATCGGGGTCGGTCTGGCGGTGGACCGGTTCGACGCCGACCGTCCGGTACCGACCCATCTGATGTACGCGTTGGACACCGACACCGGGCAGGCCAGGTGGTTGACCGAGGAGACCCGGCCGCAGCCCTGGACCGCCGGGTACGTCGACACGACCGCCACAGTGGACGCCGAGTTCCCGTTGCTGGGTGGCGCGCCGTTGGGTGCCGGGCCGGCCCCGGCGGCGGACCTGCCGGCACCGGCGCTGGACCTGCTCGACGACACCGGGGGCGGCACCGACGGGCAGCGGACGGTGCGGCTGCGGCTGCTGCCGCAGCGCCCGGTACGGCTGGTGACGTTGCACGTCGCGGCCGGGTCGACGACGGTGGTGTCGGCACAGGTCGCCGGGCGGGACCTGCCGGTCGGTGCAGCCGCCGGCACCGACCACACTGGGCCGTGGAGCTTCGGTACGGTGTTCCACGCCCCGCCGCCGCAGGGCGTGGAGGTCGTCCTGGTGCTGCGGGTCGACGACTCCGACTCCGGCTCGGTGCGGATCCGGGTCGCTGACGGCAGCGACGGCCTCCAGGACCTGCCCGGCTTCACGCCCCGCCCCGTGGGGGTGGGGATCACCGGCTCACACACCAGCGAACTGGTCACCGTCGCCCGCACTTACACCTTCTGA
- a CDS encoding response regulator, whose product MTEPDGKSPIEVLLVEDDPGDVLMTQEAFEEHKVRNRLNVVSDGAEALAYLRREGKYADAVLPDLILLDLNLPRRDGREVLEEIKKDDELGRIPVVVLTTSQADEDILRSYQLHANAYVTKPVDFERFIAVIRQIDEFFVSVVKLPPRG is encoded by the coding sequence ATGACCGAACCGGACGGCAAGAGCCCGATCGAGGTGCTGCTCGTCGAGGACGACCCGGGCGACGTGTTGATGACCCAGGAGGCGTTCGAGGAGCACAAGGTCCGCAACCGGCTCAACGTCGTGTCCGACGGTGCCGAGGCCCTGGCGTACCTGCGTCGGGAGGGCAAGTACGCCGACGCGGTGCTGCCCGACCTGATCCTGCTCGACCTGAACCTGCCGCGCCGCGATGGCCGGGAGGTGCTGGAGGAGATCAAGAAGGACGACGAGCTGGGCCGGATCCCGGTGGTGGTGCTGACCACGTCGCAGGCCGACGAGGACATCCTGCGCTCCTACCAGCTGCACGCCAACGCCTACGTGACCAAGCCGGTGGACTTCGAGCGGTTCATCGCGGTGATCCGGCAGATCGACGAGTTCTTCGTCAGCGTGGTGAAGCTGCCACCGCGTGGCTGA
- a CDS encoding fused response regulator/phosphatase, which produces MTGSSLVPPRSQPRAQTGESTGGPTPVPPARRLRVLLVEDDEGDAFLVGELLAESQAAVDLVVANSLNQARERIAGVDCVLLDLGLPDAQGLDGLRRVLGMAGRAAVCVLTGRQDEHLGVDAVAEGAQDYLVKGQVDGVLLSRALRYAVERKRADDNARRLREVELRQAESARLERGLLPQPLMETDEISVHTFYRPGRHAALIGGDFFDVVQTTPDRVDLIVGDVCGHGADEAALGVELRVAWRALVLAGVADDAVLPALEQVLMSERRLREIFATVAAVRLDLQANRATVRLAGHPPPLLFSGGQVRPVPAPGGLLLGVRPRPPRAFDVEFDTDEWSLLMYTDGLIEGRLGDSNERLDVAGLQRLVAEPAARAVPLPALPGWLVGRAEEINGGPLADDVAMLLVSRGGGR; this is translated from the coding sequence ATGACCGGTTCGTCGCTGGTGCCGCCCCGCTCCCAGCCTCGCGCGCAGACCGGTGAGTCGACCGGCGGGCCGACGCCCGTACCGCCGGCGCGGCGCCTGCGGGTGCTGCTGGTCGAGGACGACGAGGGCGACGCCTTCCTCGTCGGCGAACTGCTGGCCGAGTCGCAGGCGGCGGTCGACCTGGTGGTCGCGAACAGCCTCAACCAGGCCCGGGAACGTATCGCCGGGGTCGACTGCGTCCTGCTCGACCTGGGGCTGCCGGACGCACAGGGGCTCGACGGCCTGCGTCGGGTGCTGGGCATGGCGGGTCGGGCGGCGGTCTGCGTGCTGACCGGCCGCCAGGACGAGCACCTCGGAGTCGACGCGGTCGCCGAAGGCGCCCAGGACTACCTGGTCAAGGGCCAGGTCGACGGGGTGCTGCTGAGCCGGGCACTGCGCTACGCGGTGGAACGCAAGCGGGCTGACGACAACGCCCGGCGGCTGCGGGAGGTGGAGCTGCGGCAGGCCGAGTCGGCCCGGCTGGAGCGTGGCCTGTTGCCGCAGCCGCTGATGGAGACCGACGAGATCTCGGTGCACACGTTCTACCGGCCGGGCCGGCACGCCGCGTTGATCGGCGGCGACTTCTTCGACGTGGTGCAGACCACCCCGGACCGGGTCGACCTGATCGTCGGTGACGTCTGCGGGCACGGCGCGGACGAGGCCGCGCTCGGCGTGGAGCTGCGGGTCGCCTGGCGGGCCCTGGTGCTGGCCGGGGTGGCCGACGACGCCGTACTGCCGGCGTTGGAGCAGGTGCTGATGAGTGAACGCCGGCTCCGGGAGATCTTCGCCACGGTGGCGGCGGTCCGGCTGGATCTGCAGGCGAACCGGGCCACGGTACGGTTGGCGGGACATCCACCTCCGCTGCTGTTCAGCGGCGGCCAGGTCCGGCCGGTGCCCGCGCCGGGGGGCCTGCTGCTCGGTGTCCGACCCCGCCCACCCCGCGCTTTCGATGTGGAGTTCGACACCGATGAGTGGTCCCTGTTGATGTACACCGACGGTCTGATCGAAGGGCGTCTCGGCGACTCCAACGAGCGGCTCGACGTCGCCGGCCTGCAGCGGCTGGTGGCCGAGCCGGCGGCCCGCGCAGTGCCGTTGCCGGCGTTGCCGGGTTGGCTGGTCGGTCGGGCCGAGGAGATCAACGGTGGTCCGCTCGCCGACGACGTCGCGATGCTGCTGGTCAGCCGGGGCGGCGGCCGATGA
- a CDS encoding NAD(P)H-binding protein, with protein sequence MSDNPIRRVCVVGASGKLGQYLVRHCLDRGYEVVGVCRERSVPKLAAVADRITIVPAPTNDRAAIRTAVAGCDAVLTVLAPWGVQQYSSGTAQAVLDYSEPDARLVFSCGWHVSRDGQDRYSWRFRATVRIVTWLARAVRAVEVDDQVEACRRIFASDRRWTVVRGSDLEEGESQGLPVWSRHVGDPVLTSNLTRRTDFALFMVAALTDDTLVHEAPAIVGRRSASALAHADAGRR encoded by the coding sequence ATGAGCGACAATCCGATCCGGCGCGTCTGCGTCGTCGGCGCCTCGGGCAAACTCGGCCAGTACCTGGTGCGGCACTGCCTGGACCGCGGCTACGAGGTCGTCGGCGTGTGCCGCGAACGCAGCGTCCCGAAACTCGCCGCCGTCGCGGACCGGATCACCATCGTGCCGGCACCCACCAACGACCGGGCCGCGATCCGTACGGCGGTCGCCGGCTGCGACGCGGTCCTGACCGTACTCGCCCCCTGGGGTGTGCAGCAGTACTCGTCCGGCACCGCGCAGGCCGTACTCGATTACAGCGAACCCGACGCCCGGCTGGTCTTCTCTTGCGGTTGGCACGTCAGCCGCGACGGGCAGGACCGCTACTCGTGGCGGTTCCGGGCCACCGTACGAATCGTCACCTGGCTGGCCCGCGCCGTACGGGCCGTCGAGGTCGACGACCAGGTGGAGGCGTGCCGGCGGATCTTCGCCAGCGACCGCCGGTGGACCGTCGTCCGCGGCAGCGACCTCGAAGAGGGCGAAAGCCAGGGGCTACCCGTGTGGAGCCGGCACGTCGGTGACCCGGTCCTCACCAGCAACCTGACCCGGCGGACCGACTTCGCCCTGTTCATGGTGGCGGCACTGACCGACGACACCCTCGTACACGAGGCACCGGCGATCGTCGGACGGCGCTCGGCCAGCGCCCTCGCCCACGCTGACGCCGGTCGACGCTGA
- a CDS encoding glycoside hydrolase family 9 protein — translation MAALTATALTAAVPAHAQDEAPEQIVNGTFDDGHDPWWGTPNITLDSSSQQLCADIPGGTVNPWDVIIGQDNVPLVAGETYEYKFFATATPNKVVRALIQLPVDPWTQYMAANPEVSVSGNNYTFTFTAPTDLPNAQVAFQIGGSADPWRFCLDDVSLRGGAEPEEYVPDTGPRVRVNQVGYLPKGPKNATLVTDATDPLPWKLYDSSGKVVVNGKSTPRGLDESSGQNVHSITFSRFVRPGTGYTLVADGETSFPFEIGTSFYTQLRADALKFYYTQRSGIEISDELRPGYGRPAGHVGVAPNQGDLEVPCQPGVCDYTLDVSGGWYDAGDHGKYVVNGGISVYQLMNEYERSLRVGQGNSWLQRDGVLDLPESGNNLPDILDEVRWQQEFLLKMQVPAGQPLAGMAHHKIHDAAWTGLPLLPHLDAQLRELHPPSTAATLNLAATAAQAARVFTPYDPAFAERNLRAARTAWAAAKANPEMYADPADAIGGGPYDDVDVTDEFYWAAAELYLTTGEREFRDFVLASPHHTGDIFKEGAFGWQWTAPLGRMALATVPNSLPGWWQVRASVIEAADRYLATLKAHPYGVPYAPAGNIYDWGSNSIVVNNAIVIATAYDLTGKEKYRDGVLQSMDYIFGRNALNISYVTGYGTVSSQNQHSRWYARQLNPELPNPPRGTLAGGPNSSIQDPVAQRLLTGCAPQFCYVDDIESWSTNELTINWNAPLAWIAAFIADQGRG, via the coding sequence GTGGCGGCGCTCACCGCTACCGCCCTCACCGCCGCTGTTCCTGCCCACGCGCAGGACGAGGCACCGGAACAGATCGTCAACGGCACCTTCGACGACGGCCACGACCCCTGGTGGGGAACTCCCAACATCACCCTCGACTCCAGCAGCCAGCAGCTCTGTGCCGACATCCCCGGTGGCACCGTCAACCCGTGGGACGTCATCATCGGCCAGGACAACGTCCCGCTGGTCGCCGGTGAGACGTACGAATACAAGTTCTTCGCCACCGCGACCCCGAACAAGGTGGTCCGGGCGCTGATCCAACTCCCGGTCGATCCGTGGACCCAGTACATGGCGGCCAACCCCGAGGTCAGCGTCTCCGGCAACAACTACACGTTCACCTTCACCGCCCCGACCGACCTGCCGAACGCGCAAGTAGCCTTCCAGATCGGCGGCAGCGCCGACCCGTGGCGGTTCTGCCTCGACGACGTCTCGCTGCGCGGCGGGGCGGAACCGGAGGAGTACGTGCCGGACACCGGACCCCGGGTGCGGGTCAACCAGGTCGGCTACCTGCCGAAGGGGCCGAAGAACGCCACCCTCGTCACCGACGCCACCGACCCGCTGCCCTGGAAGCTGTACGACTCCAGCGGCAAGGTCGTCGTCAACGGCAAGTCGACCCCGCGCGGGCTGGACGAATCCTCCGGGCAGAACGTCCACTCGATCACGTTCAGCCGATTCGTTCGGCCCGGCACCGGCTACACCCTGGTCGCCGACGGCGAGACCAGCTTCCCGTTCGAGATCGGCACCAGCTTCTACACCCAGCTGCGCGCCGACGCGCTGAAGTTCTACTACACCCAGCGCAGCGGCATCGAGATTTCAGACGAGCTGCGGCCCGGCTACGGCCGCCCGGCCGGGCACGTCGGCGTCGCCCCCAACCAGGGTGACCTGGAGGTGCCCTGCCAACCCGGCGTCTGTGACTACACCCTGGACGTCTCCGGTGGCTGGTACGACGCCGGTGACCACGGCAAGTACGTCGTCAACGGCGGCATCTCCGTCTACCAGCTGATGAACGAGTACGAGCGGAGTCTGCGGGTCGGCCAGGGCAACTCGTGGCTGCAGCGCGACGGCGTGCTGGACCTGCCGGAGAGTGGCAACAACCTGCCGGACATCCTCGACGAGGTTCGCTGGCAGCAGGAGTTCCTGCTGAAGATGCAGGTCCCGGCCGGGCAGCCGCTGGCCGGCATGGCCCACCACAAGATCCACGACGCCGCGTGGACCGGCCTGCCGCTGCTGCCGCACCTGGACGCCCAGCTGCGGGAGCTGCACCCGCCGTCGACCGCTGCCACCCTGAACCTGGCGGCGACCGCCGCCCAGGCGGCGCGGGTGTTCACGCCGTACGACCCGGCCTTCGCCGAGCGCAACCTGCGCGCGGCCCGGACCGCGTGGGCGGCGGCCAAGGCCAACCCCGAGATGTACGCCGACCCGGCCGACGCCATCGGCGGCGGTCCCTACGACGACGTCGACGTCACCGACGAGTTCTACTGGGCGGCCGCCGAGCTCTACCTGACCACCGGGGAACGGGAGTTCCGCGACTTCGTGCTCGCCTCGCCGCACCACACCGGTGACATCTTCAAGGAGGGTGCCTTCGGCTGGCAGTGGACCGCGCCGCTGGGCCGGATGGCCCTGGCCACGGTGCCGAACAGCCTGCCGGGCTGGTGGCAGGTGCGGGCGTCGGTGATCGAGGCGGCGGACCGCTACCTGGCCACGCTCAAGGCTCACCCGTACGGCGTCCCGTACGCCCCGGCCGGCAACATCTACGACTGGGGCTCGAACAGCATCGTCGTGAACAACGCGATCGTGATCGCCACGGCGTACGACCTGACCGGCAAGGAGAAGTACCGGGACGGGGTGCTGCAGTCGATGGACTACATCTTCGGCCGCAACGCGCTCAACATCTCCTACGTCACCGGCTACGGCACGGTGTCGTCGCAGAACCAGCACTCCCGCTGGTACGCCCGGCAGCTCAACCCCGAGCTGCCGAACCCGCCGCGTGGCACGCTAGCCGGTGGCCCCAACTCGTCGATCCAGGACCCGGTGGCGCAGCGGCTGCTGACCGGCTGCGCGCCGCAGTTCTGCTACGTCGACGACATCGAGTCCTGGTCCACCAACGAGTTGACCATCAACTGGAACGCGCCGTTGGCCTGGATCGCGGCCTTCATCGCCGACCAGGGTCGCGGCTGA
- a CDS encoding TetR/AcrR family transcriptional regulator C-terminal domain-containing protein — translation MTEPSGVRRTRAERASLTRDRVIAAAVALADEKGAAGVTMRAVAARLGVEAMSLYHHVSSRDGILDGMVDAVFAEIGPPPAAAPWQAALRDRAVSVRAALRRHPWAVGLLDSRAAPGPATLRHHDAVLGCLRTGGFSVKMAVHAMSVIDSYLYGFVLQERSLPFANPADAGAVADGILRGLPAGSHPYLAEVVAEQLRAAGYDHTTEFEFGLDLILDALGPDEPESAGRGGAPARGDGGGGPG, via the coding sequence GTGACGGAACCGTCCGGCGTCCGGCGTACCCGGGCCGAGCGGGCGTCGCTGACCCGTGACCGGGTGATCGCGGCGGCGGTGGCGTTGGCCGACGAGAAGGGCGCGGCCGGGGTCACGATGCGAGCGGTCGCCGCCCGGCTCGGCGTCGAGGCCATGTCGCTCTACCACCACGTGTCCAGCCGGGACGGCATCCTCGACGGCATGGTCGACGCGGTGTTCGCCGAGATCGGTCCACCGCCGGCGGCGGCGCCCTGGCAGGCAGCCCTACGGGACCGGGCGGTGTCGGTGCGCGCGGCGCTGCGGCGGCACCCGTGGGCGGTCGGCCTGCTGGACTCCCGTGCCGCACCTGGCCCGGCGACCCTGCGCCACCACGACGCGGTTCTCGGCTGTCTGCGGACGGGTGGCTTCTCCGTCAAGATGGCGGTGCACGCCATGTCGGTGATCGACAGTTACCTGTACGGCTTCGTGCTCCAGGAGCGGAGCCTGCCCTTCGCGAACCCCGCCGACGCCGGTGCGGTCGCCGACGGGATCCTGCGCGGCCTGCCGGCGGGCAGCCACCCGTACCTCGCCGAGGTGGTGGCGGAGCAGCTGCGTGCGGCCGGCTACGACCACACCACCGAGTTCGAGTTCGGCCTCGACCTCATCCTCGACGCGCTGGGTCCGGACGAGCCGGAATCAGCTGGCAGGGGAGGCGCGCCGGCCCGGGGCGACGGCGGCGGCGGGCCAGGCTAG
- a CDS encoding DUF2218 domain-containing protein, whose protein sequence is MPRSEAHVRTLAARNHLTQLCAHFAVAVPVTERVDTAEIDFTFGTCRLAIVDDGLALTADAVDTISLARVEYLVGDHLERLGARDSLAVDWQPALDGTTGAPPAADDTTGAPPAADVAGSGAVGDREKALDQP, encoded by the coding sequence GTGCCACGATCCGAGGCCCACGTGCGGACCCTTGCGGCACGCAACCATTTGACGCAGCTCTGTGCGCACTTCGCCGTCGCGGTCCCGGTGACGGAACGGGTCGACACCGCGGAGATCGACTTCACCTTCGGCACCTGCCGGCTGGCGATCGTCGACGACGGCCTGGCGCTGACCGCCGACGCGGTCGACACCATCAGCCTGGCCCGCGTCGAATACCTGGTCGGGGATCACCTGGAGCGCCTCGGCGCCCGGGACAGCCTGGCCGTCGACTGGCAGCCGGCCCTGGACGGCACCACCGGTGCCCCGCCGGCAGCGGACGACACCACCGGTGCCCCGCCGGCGGCGGACGTCGCCGGGTCCGGCGCGGTCGGCGACCGGGAGAAGGCGCTGGACCAGCCCTAG